From one Bradyrhizobium sp. Ash2021 genomic stretch:
- a CDS encoding DUF2235 domain-containing protein: protein MTETTETAKRNIIICCDGTGNEINENISNVLKLYRCLRKTAKTEPRQLVFYDPGVGTLARPDPWHKLRQDFSAILGLATGYGLDDKVLQSYHFLVHNYREGDQIYLFGFSRGAYTVRVLAGLIHKVGLISPEQANLAGSGLTSYKQFSSDGQHGADLTALTDTAVDADGPLPANKDDQAAQFARILSTRWPTIRFVGVWDTVASVIVPRPDRFYVPSFEELAFTLQNPSVQTFRQAISIDERRCMFRLKKWDQPQTFMHNRFSLTHNAEPQDILQCWFAGVHSDIGGGYPEKQSGLSKYPLIWMIDEAVKCGLKVDQRTVNTLAWGKDRKGSPFHYVKPDFRDQLHNSLHGAWWLLEFIPKLAKYREWPARKVYFGFYIPDAEPRPIPDGAFIHESVIQRMNDPALKYKPVNFPATHQVIPMPAGPTEGVAAVEPAKDEV, encoded by the coding sequence ATGACGGAAACGACTGAAACGGCGAAGCGGAACATCATCATTTGCTGCGACGGCACGGGCAACGAAATCAACGAGAACATTTCCAATGTGCTCAAGCTCTATCGCTGCCTGCGCAAGACCGCCAAGACCGAGCCGCGCCAGCTCGTGTTCTACGATCCCGGCGTCGGCACGCTGGCGCGGCCGGACCCGTGGCACAAGCTGCGGCAGGATTTCAGCGCCATCCTGGGGCTCGCCACCGGCTATGGCCTCGATGACAAGGTGCTGCAGTCCTATCACTTCCTGGTGCACAATTACCGCGAAGGCGACCAGATCTACCTGTTCGGCTTTTCCCGCGGCGCCTACACCGTGCGCGTGCTGGCGGGCCTGATCCACAAGGTCGGGCTGATTTCGCCGGAGCAGGCCAACCTCGCAGGATCCGGGCTCACCTCCTACAAGCAGTTTTCCAGCGACGGCCAGCATGGCGCCGACCTGACGGCGCTGACCGATACCGCCGTTGACGCCGACGGGCCGCTGCCCGCGAACAAGGACGACCAGGCGGCACAGTTCGCGCGCATCCTGTCGACGCGATGGCCGACCATCCGCTTCGTCGGCGTCTGGGACACGGTGGCGAGCGTGATCGTGCCGCGGCCCGACCGGTTCTACGTGCCGAGCTTCGAAGAGCTGGCGTTCACGCTGCAGAATCCGAGCGTGCAGACGTTCCGGCAGGCGATCTCGATCGACGAGCGCCGCTGCATGTTCCGCCTGAAGAAATGGGACCAGCCGCAGACCTTCATGCACAACCGCTTCAGCCTGACCCACAATGCCGAGCCGCAGGATATCCTGCAGTGCTGGTTCGCCGGCGTGCATTCCGACATCGGCGGCGGCTACCCCGAGAAGCAGAGCGGGCTGTCGAAATATCCGCTGATCTGGATGATCGACGAGGCCGTCAAATGCGGGCTCAAGGTCGACCAGCGCACCGTCAACACGCTGGCCTGGGGCAAGGACAGGAAAGGTAGCCCGTTCCACTACGTCAAGCCCGACTTCAGGGACCAGTTGCACAATTCGCTGCACGGCGCCTGGTGGCTGCTCGAATTCATCCCGAAACTGGCGAAATACAGGGAATGGCCGGCGCGCAAGGTGTATTTCGGGTTCTACATTCCGGACGCCGAGCCGCGCCCGATTCCGGACGGCGCGTTCATCCACGAGTCCGTGATCCAGCGGATGAACGATCCGGCGCTGAAGTACAAGCCGGTGAATTTTCCGGCGACGCACCAGGTGATCCCGATGCCGGCGGGCCCGACGGAGGGGGTGGCGGCGGTCGAACCAGCGAAGGATGAGGTTTGA
- a CDS encoding DUF2336 domain-containing protein gives MLDRSIADEVEAAIRAGSAEKHLETFKRVTDLFLLSADGCNGEQIELFGDVLERLIRTIEIRALTDVSARIALAEMSTQLASVPKAPPEVIRHLARHHEISVAGPVLTESARLSDDDLVELAGSKGEQHLLAISGRWWLKEVVTDALLARHYPSVSRRLVNNPGARVSASGFAIVLAQAETDPELAVDMGIRVDLPSELRQQLLRSATEAVRSRLLSRAPPHLFEEIRSAIAAASAGAGREMAKVRDFQAARHHVELLNRSGQLHEAALLGFARQRKYEETVAALAVLSQSTVDVIRPLMQSLRDDGILIPCRVAGLGWDTVAAVLESRFASGAMGPHELARAKSAFAKLTLENARRLLRFWQVRSTPSAPGIN, from the coding sequence ATGTTGGACCGATCGATCGCCGACGAAGTTGAAGCCGCCATCAGGGCCGGCTCGGCGGAAAAGCACCTCGAAACCTTCAAGCGCGTGACGGACCTGTTTCTGTTGTCCGCCGACGGCTGCAATGGCGAACAGATCGAGCTGTTCGGCGACGTGCTCGAACGCCTGATCCGGACCATCGAGATCCGCGCGCTCACCGACGTCAGCGCGCGCATTGCGCTCGCCGAAATGAGCACGCAGCTGGCTTCGGTGCCGAAGGCGCCGCCGGAGGTGATCCGCCATCTGGCGCGGCATCACGAGATTTCCGTCGCCGGCCCGGTGCTGACCGAATCGGCGCGGCTTAGCGACGACGATCTGGTCGAACTCGCAGGCTCCAAAGGCGAGCAGCATCTGCTGGCGATTTCCGGCCGCTGGTGGCTGAAGGAAGTGGTCACCGACGCGCTGCTGGCGCGGCACTATCCGAGCGTCAGCCGCAGACTCGTCAACAATCCCGGCGCGCGGGTTTCGGCAAGCGGATTTGCCATCGTGCTGGCGCAGGCCGAAACCGATCCCGAGCTTGCGGTCGACATGGGTATCCGGGTCGATCTGCCGTCGGAGCTCCGGCAGCAATTATTGCGCAGCGCCACCGAGGCGGTGCGGTCGCGGCTGTTGTCGCGCGCGCCGCCGCATCTGTTCGAGGAAATCCGCAGCGCCATCGCCGCCGCATCGGCCGGCGCCGGCCGCGAGATGGCAAAAGTGCGCGACTTCCAGGCGGCGCGGCATCATGTCGAACTGCTCAACAGAAGCGGCCAGCTTCATGAAGCGGCGTTGCTCGGCTTCGCGCGGCAGCGGAAATACGAGGAGACGGTGGCGGCCCTCGCGGTGCTGTCGCAATCGACCGTCGACGTCATCCGTCCGCTGATGCAGAGCCTGCGCGACGACGGCATCCTGATTCCGTGCCGGGTGGCGGGCCTCGGCTGGGACACGGTCGCAGCCGTTTTGGAAAGCCGGTTTGCGTCCGGCGCGATGGGGCCGCATGAACTCGCCAGGGCCAAAAGCGCGTTCGCGAAACTGACACTCGAGAACGCGCGCCGGCTGCTGCGATTCTGGCAGGTTCGCTCGACGCCGTCGGCGCCGGGGATTAATTGA
- a CDS encoding NADH:flavin oxidoreductase/NADH oxidase, whose product MSVLFSPIKLRGLNLPNRIMVSPMCQYSAVDGEANDWHFTHINSLALSGAAMFCIEATHVEAIGRITPGCLGLYNDATEAALKPILASVRKRSKTAVAMQLAHAGRKGSSHTPWDGGQQIPVAEGGWQAVAPSAIAHKAGEAAPLELDAAGLARIRDAFVAAAKRAERLGIDALELHGAHGYLLHQFLSPISNKRSDQYGGSLENRMRFPLEVFDAVRAVFPATKPVGMRVSSTDWVEGGWDLAQTIEFVTELKKRGIDWIDASSGGVSPLQKIPLGPGYQVPFAQAIKQATGVTTIAVGLVTEAKQSEDIVASGKADMVALARGMLYDPRWGWHAAAELGGQVEAPPQYWRSQPATQKALFGATTFGTR is encoded by the coding sequence ATGAGCGTATTGTTTTCCCCGATCAAGCTGCGCGGTTTGAACCTGCCCAATCGCATCATGGTATCGCCGATGTGCCAGTACTCGGCCGTCGATGGCGAGGCCAATGACTGGCATTTTACGCACATCAACTCGCTGGCGCTGTCGGGGGCCGCGATGTTCTGCATCGAGGCCACCCATGTGGAAGCGATCGGCCGCATCACGCCGGGCTGTCTCGGGCTGTACAACGACGCCACCGAAGCCGCGCTGAAGCCGATCCTGGCCTCGGTGCGCAAGCGCTCCAAAACCGCGGTTGCGATGCAGCTTGCACATGCCGGGCGCAAGGGCTCGAGCCATACGCCGTGGGACGGCGGGCAGCAGATCCCGGTCGCCGAGGGCGGCTGGCAGGCGGTGGCGCCGTCGGCGATTGCGCACAAGGCAGGCGAGGCCGCGCCGCTGGAACTCGATGCGGCGGGCCTTGCGCGAATCCGCGACGCCTTCGTTGCTGCCGCAAAACGCGCCGAGCGGCTCGGCATCGACGCGCTGGAGCTGCACGGCGCCCATGGTTATCTGCTGCACCAGTTCCTGTCGCCGATCTCCAACAAGCGCAGCGATCAATATGGCGGATCGCTCGAAAACCGCATGCGCTTTCCGCTGGAAGTGTTCGACGCGGTGCGCGCGGTGTTTCCGGCGACGAAACCGGTCGGCATGCGGGTCTCCTCGACCGATTGGGTCGAAGGCGGCTGGGATCTCGCGCAGACCATCGAATTCGTCACGGAACTGAAGAAGCGCGGCATCGACTGGATCGACGCGTCGTCCGGCGGCGTCTCGCCGCTGCAGAAAATCCCGCTCGGCCCCGGCTATCAGGTGCCGTTCGCGCAAGCGATCAAGCAGGCCACCGGCGTCACCACCATCGCGGTCGGCCTGGTCACCGAGGCGAAGCAGTCCGAGGACATCGTCGCTTCCGGCAAGGCCGACATGGTCGCGCTCGCCCGCGGCATGCTCTACGACCCGCGCTGGGGCTGGCACGCCGCCGCCGAACTCGGCGGCCAGGTCGAGGCGCCGCCGCAATATTGGCGCTCGCAACCCGCGACGCAAAAGGCGCTGTTCGGCGCCACCACGTTCGGGACGCGGTGA
- a CDS encoding tripartite tricarboxylate transporter substrate binding protein, whose product MNTSIRIVCVLAGLFAVTTGHAETWPSRLIKATIPFGAGSAADVVPRLLFDRLAIELGQPIVIENRAGAGGTLGSGQVAKADPDGYSILSNSNALTIAPAIFPNLAFDATHDLASVLMIGSSANVMIVPNSRPWKTIQDFIADAKAKPGSISFGSVGIGSAVHISTEKFRLAAGFEATHVPYRGGSEVIADILGGRIDLYFCPLATALPLIREGQVRALLVSTPKRVPDLPDVPGTVEIGLKDADSVIWFGVFVPAKTPRDIVEKLHIAGEKVLADPATQENLKKLGIEPLPMTPAAMDDFVKRETAANFALIKATGIKQ is encoded by the coding sequence ATGAACACATCCATTCGAATCGTCTGCGTGCTGGCGGGTCTCTTCGCCGTCACCACGGGGCATGCGGAAACCTGGCCGTCCCGGCTGATCAAGGCGACCATCCCGTTCGGCGCCGGCAGTGCGGCCGATGTGGTGCCGCGGCTGCTGTTCGATCGTCTCGCGATCGAACTCGGCCAGCCGATCGTGATCGAGAACCGCGCCGGCGCCGGCGGAACGCTCGGCTCGGGTCAGGTGGCGAAGGCCGATCCCGACGGCTACAGCATCCTCTCCAATTCCAACGCGCTGACGATTGCCCCGGCCATCTTCCCAAACCTTGCGTTCGACGCCACTCACGACCTCGCCTCGGTACTGATGATCGGCTCCAGCGCCAACGTGATGATCGTGCCGAATTCGCGGCCCTGGAAAACCATCCAGGATTTCATCGCCGACGCCAAGGCCAAGCCTGGCTCGATTTCGTTCGGCTCGGTCGGCATCGGCAGCGCCGTGCATATCAGCACCGAGAAATTCCGCCTCGCCGCCGGCTTCGAGGCCACGCACGTGCCCTATCGCGGCGGGTCGGAAGTCATCGCCGATATTCTGGGCGGCCGGATCGACCTGTATTTCTGTCCGCTCGCGACCGCGCTGCCGTTGATCCGCGAGGGCCAGGTCCGCGCGCTGCTGGTATCGACGCCCAAACGCGTTCCCGATCTGCCCGATGTGCCCGGTACGGTCGAGATCGGCTTGAAGGATGCCGACAGCGTGATCTGGTTCGGCGTGTTCGTGCCGGCGAAGACGCCGCGCGACATCGTCGAGAAACTCCATATCGCAGGTGAAAAGGTGCTGGCCGATCCGGCGACGCAGGAGAACCTGAAGAAACTCGGCATCGAGCCGCTGCCGATGACGCCGGCCGCGATGGATGATTTCGTCAAGCGCGAGACGGCGGCTAACTTCGCGCTGATCAAGGCCACGGGCATCAAGCAGTAG
- a CDS encoding esterase-like activity of phytase family protein, with amino-acid sequence MRSRLSRRRFLNFTAAGLSAMTMPAVARAQTAVQPPSKPFKPDEYSVTAPVSIEVNARPLPAFDTRDRSHVRFGSLEYRSGLILTSAFHGFGGLSGIRLDAKGERFIAISDKGSWFTGRIVYTGREMTGLEDVEASPMLGPDGKPITSRRWYDSESIALDGSFVYIGLERANQVLRFDFSKGFTRASGEVVPMPPAVRKLPNNKGLEALVWVPKGLPLAGTLIAISERGLDANGNIIAFLVGGKTPGQFSVRRTDNFDVSDAVLLPPSDLLLLERKFSWLGGIGIRIRRVALASVAPGALIDGPAIFNADLGDEIDNMEGIDAHVTPEGDTVLTLVSDDNFSPIQRNLLLQFTLVE; translated from the coding sequence ATGCGCTCGCGTCTTAGCCGCCGCCGCTTCCTGAACTTCACGGCGGCGGGGCTTTCGGCGATGACGATGCCTGCCGTCGCGCGGGCGCAAACCGCCGTCCAGCCGCCGTCGAAACCATTCAAGCCCGACGAATATTCGGTCACCGCGCCAGTTTCGATCGAGGTCAACGCCCGGCCGTTGCCCGCGTTCGATACCCGCGATCGCTCGCATGTGCGGTTCGGTTCGCTGGAATACCGCAGCGGGTTAATTCTGACCTCGGCGTTTCATGGTTTTGGCGGACTGTCGGGAATAAGGCTCGACGCCAAGGGCGAGCGCTTCATCGCCATCAGCGACAAAGGGAGCTGGTTCACCGGCCGCATCGTCTACACGGGCCGGGAGATGACGGGTCTTGAAGATGTCGAGGCGTCGCCGATGCTCGGCCCCGACGGCAAGCCGATCACCAGCCGTCGCTGGTATGATTCCGAATCGATCGCGCTGGACGGCTCGTTCGTCTATATCGGCCTCGAGCGCGCCAATCAGGTGCTGCGGTTCGATTTCTCCAAGGGCTTTACGCGCGCATCCGGCGAGGTCGTGCCGATGCCGCCGGCGGTGCGCAAGCTGCCGAACAACAAGGGACTCGAGGCGCTGGTTTGGGTGCCGAAGGGGCTGCCGCTGGCGGGGACGCTGATCGCGATCTCCGAGCGCGGCCTCGATGCCAACGGCAACATCATCGCGTTCCTGGTCGGCGGCAAGACGCCGGGCCAGTTCAGCGTCCGCCGCACCGACAATTTCGACGTCAGCGACGCGGTGCTGCTGCCGCCAAGCGATCTGTTGCTGCTGGAGCGGAAATTTTCCTGGCTCGGCGGCATCGGCATCCGGATCCGTCGCGTCGCGCTCGCGTCCGTGGCCCCCGGCGCCCTGATCGATGGCCCCGCGATCTTCAACGCCGATCTCGGCGACGAGATCGACAACATGGAGGGCATCGACGCCCATGTGACGCCGGAAGGCGACACCGTGCTGACCCTGGTCTCCGACGACAATTTCTCGCCGATCCAGCGCAATCTGCTGCTGCAGTTCACGCTGGTGGAGTGA
- the cobT gene encoding cobaltochelatase subunit CobT has protein sequence MSTSNPKFRTGSKEAPTEPFKRAVTSCLRAIAKKPELEVTFAAERPGLAPGKARLPEPARKMTRRDAAIVRGHADSIALKLACHDPKVHRKLMPGNPQARGVFEAVEQARVEAIGSRRMAGVAKNLTAMLDDHFHRGKFDEITDRADAPLSDALAMLVRERLTGLAPPAAAKKMVDLWRPVLEDKIGARLDKLSRVTEDQARFGDLVHDLLSALDLGDDRNADADDDENQDENQDGENDQSGAEGSPDSDAAQEMSADQAQATTDEMSESAMESAQASTSDTFDDGELGDDETPGEATRPNSRGANEPRGPEYHAFAPKFDEVIAAEDLCDHDELERLRSYLDKQLAHLQGIVARLANRLQRRLMAQQNRAWEFDLEEGILDPARLSRVVTDPYHPLSFMHEKEATFRDTVVTLLLDNSGSMRGRPITVAATCADILARTLERCGVKVEILGFTTRAWKGGQSREAWLAAGKPANPGRLNDLRHIIYKSADAPWRRARKNLGLMMREGLLKENIDGEALDWAHKRLLGRSEQRKILMMISDGAPVDDSTLSVNPGNYLERHLRHIIEEIETRSPVELIAIGIGHDVTRYYRRAVTIVDAEELGGAITEKLAELFSETHGAAPATHGRPRRLHS, from the coding sequence ATGAGCACATCCAACCCCAAATTCCGCACCGGGTCGAAGGAAGCGCCGACCGAACCGTTCAAGCGCGCGGTGACGTCGTGCCTGCGCGCGATCGCGAAAAAGCCGGAGCTCGAAGTGACGTTCGCCGCCGAACGGCCGGGTCTGGCGCCGGGCAAGGCGCGGCTGCCGGAGCCGGCGCGCAAGATGACCCGGCGGGATGCGGCGATCGTGCGCGGCCACGCCGATTCGATCGCGCTGAAACTCGCCTGCCACGATCCCAAGGTTCACCGCAAGCTGATGCCGGGAAATCCGCAGGCGCGCGGCGTGTTCGAGGCGGTCGAGCAGGCCCGCGTCGAAGCGATCGGCTCGCGCCGGATGGCCGGCGTGGCGAAAAACCTCACCGCGATGCTCGACGATCATTTCCATCGCGGCAAGTTCGACGAGATCACCGATCGCGCCGATGCGCCGCTGTCGGATGCCTTGGCGATGCTGGTGCGCGAACGCCTGACTGGCCTGGCGCCGCCTGCAGCTGCGAAAAAAATGGTCGATCTCTGGCGCCCGGTACTGGAAGACAAGATCGGCGCGCGCCTCGACAAGTTGAGCCGCGTCACCGAAGATCAGGCCAGGTTCGGTGACCTCGTGCATGACCTGTTATCTGCGCTCGACCTCGGCGATGACCGCAACGCCGATGCCGACGACGACGAGAACCAGGACGAGAATCAGGACGGCGAGAACGATCAGTCCGGTGCCGAAGGCTCGCCCGATAGCGACGCCGCGCAGGAGATGAGCGCCGATCAGGCGCAGGCGACCACCGACGAGATGTCGGAGAGCGCGATGGAGAGCGCTCAGGCCTCGACCAGCGACACCTTCGACGACGGTGAACTCGGCGACGACGAGACGCCGGGCGAAGCGACGCGGCCGAATTCACGCGGCGCCAACGAGCCGCGCGGGCCGGAATATCATGCCTTTGCGCCGAAATTCGACGAGGTGATCGCGGCCGAAGACCTCTGCGACCACGACGAACTGGAGCGGCTGCGCTCCTATCTCGACAAGCAGCTCGCGCATCTGCAGGGTATCGTCGCCCGCCTCGCCAACCGGCTGCAGCGCCGCCTGATGGCGCAGCAGAACCGCGCCTGGGAGTTCGATCTCGAAGAGGGCATTCTCGACCCCGCCCGGCTGTCGCGCGTGGTCACCGATCCCTATCATCCGCTGTCCTTCATGCACGAGAAGGAAGCGACCTTCCGCGATACCGTGGTGACGCTGCTCTTGGACAATTCCGGCTCGATGCGCGGCCGCCCGATCACGGTCGCCGCGACCTGCGCGGATATTCTGGCGCGCACGCTGGAGCGCTGCGGCGTCAAGGTCGAGATTCTTGGCTTCACCACGCGTGCCTGGAAGGGCGGGCAATCGCGCGAAGCGTGGCTCGCCGCCGGCAAGCCGGCCAATCCGGGTCGCCTGAACGATCTGCGCCACATCATCTACAAATCCGCCGATGCCCCGTGGCGTCGCGCGCGCAAGAATCTCGGCTTGATGATGCGCGAAGGTCTGCTCAAGGAAAACATCGACGGCGAGGCGCTGGACTGGGCGCACAAGCGTCTGCTCGGCCGCTCCGAGCAGCGCAAGATCCTGATGATGATTTCCGACGGCGCGCCGGTCGACGACTCCACTCTGTCGGTCAACCCCGGCAATTACCTCGAGCGGCATCTGCGCCACATCATCGAGGAGATCGAGACCCGCTCGCCGGTCGAATTGATCGCGATCGGCATCGGTCACGACGTCACCCGCTATTATCGGCGCGCGGTCACCATCGTCGACGCCGAAGAACTTGGCGGCGCCATCACCGAAAAGCTCGCCGAACTGTTCAGCGAGACCCACGGCGCGGCGCCCGCGACACATGGCCGGCCGCGCCGCTTGCATTCCTGA
- a CDS encoding GNAT family N-acetyltransferase encodes MPSISVERTIGKTKKAVLGGLIGYNTEKMGKQKYKRLAVSLTEGNKIVGGIVGEVWTTVLFIQLFWIEQKLRGKDYGTKLIRAIEDEARRFGATKSYLDTMSFQAPGFYRACGYEEFGSIEGYPGGVTRHWFTKTL; translated from the coding sequence ATGCCGTCCATTTCCGTCGAGCGCACCATTGGAAAGACCAAGAAAGCGGTGCTCGGCGGACTTATCGGCTACAACACCGAGAAGATGGGGAAGCAAAAATACAAACGCCTCGCCGTCTCACTGACCGAAGGCAACAAGATCGTCGGTGGGATTGTCGGGGAGGTCTGGACCACGGTGCTGTTCATACAGTTGTTCTGGATCGAGCAGAAGCTTCGCGGCAAGGACTATGGAACAAAGCTGATAAGGGCGATTGAAGACGAAGCGAGACGCTTTGGGGCGACGAAGTCTTATCTCGACACGATGAGTTTTCAGGCGCCGGGCTTCTACCGCGCATGCGGCTATGAGGAATTCGGTTCGATCGAAGGCTATCCGGGCGGCGTGACGCGCCATTGGTTCACAAAAACGCTATGA
- the cobS gene encoding cobaltochelatase subunit CobS — MTTAAMTKTIEPVGLPDMKVSVRQVFGIDSDLEVPAYSEVDPHVPDVDSDYRFDRATTLAILAGFAKNRRVMVTGYHGTGKSTHIEQVAARLNWPCVRVNLDSHISRIDLVGKDSIVVKDGKQVTEFRDGILPWALQHNIALVFDEYDAGRPDVMFVIQRVLEVSGRLTLLDQNKVIKPHPAFRLFSTANTVGLGDTSGLYHGTQQINQGQMDRWSIVTTLNYLAHDEEVEIVLAKAHHYRTQEGRDIVNKMVRLADLTRNAFANGDLSTVMSPRTVITWAENADIFTDIGFAFRVTFLNKCDELERPLVAEFYQRCFNAELAESSVNVALS, encoded by the coding sequence ATGACGACCGCCGCCATGACCAAAACTATCGAGCCCGTCGGTTTGCCTGACATGAAGGTGTCGGTCCGGCAGGTGTTCGGTATCGACAGCGACCTTGAGGTGCCGGCTTATTCCGAAGTCGATCCGCACGTACCCGACGTCGATTCGGATTACCGTTTCGATCGCGCCACCACGCTCGCGATCCTCGCCGGCTTTGCCAAGAACCGCCGGGTGATGGTGACCGGCTATCACGGCACCGGTAAATCGACCCATATCGAACAGGTCGCCGCGCGGCTGAACTGGCCCTGCGTGCGCGTCAATCTCGACAGCCACATCAGCCGTATCGATCTGGTCGGCAAGGACTCCATCGTCGTCAAGGACGGCAAGCAGGTTACGGAATTCCGTGACGGCATTCTGCCCTGGGCGCTGCAGCACAATATCGCGCTGGTGTTCGACGAATATGACGCCGGCCGTCCCGACGTGATGTTCGTGATTCAGCGCGTGCTGGAAGTCTCCGGCCGTCTGACCCTGCTCGACCAGAACAAGGTGATCAAGCCGCATCCGGCGTTTCGCCTGTTCTCGACCGCCAACACGGTGGGTCTCGGCGATACCTCCGGCCTCTATCACGGCACCCAGCAGATCAACCAGGGCCAGATGGACCGCTGGTCGATCGTCACCACGCTGAATTATCTGGCGCATGACGAGGAAGTAGAAATCGTGCTGGCGAAAGCGCATCACTACCGCACCCAGGAAGGCCGCGACATCGTCAACAAGATGGTGCGGCTCGCGGACCTGACCCGCAACGCATTCGCCAATGGCGATCTCTCGACGGTGATGAGCCCGCGCACGGTGATCACCTGGGCCGAGAACGCCGATATCTTCACCGACATCGGCTTTGCGTTCCGCGTCACCTTCCTCAACAAATGCGACGAACTGGAACGGCCGCTGGTGGCTGAATTCTATCAGCGCTGCTTTAACGCAGAGCTGGCCGAGAGTTCAGTGAACGTGGCGCTCAGCTAG
- a CDS encoding DedA family protein, giving the protein MTSFLDPLIAFVSAHAWLAYLTLFLAALLEAVPVVGSLVPGSTIILALSALVPGGELQFGPVLAAAAAGALLGDGTAFWVGHRSQREILSAWPMTNYPGMVAQSEAFFNRWGALAVFFARFVPPIRAFVPITAGALGMPPLRFYGVNVPAILAWAPAHVLPGVLAVSALHEYAGLPHHEHVGKHLWMFAVLGGALIVALAIWTIRRRHGGGVIEPAKPAE; this is encoded by the coding sequence GTGACTTCATTCCTTGATCCCCTGATTGCGTTCGTCTCGGCCCATGCGTGGTTGGCCTACCTCACGCTGTTCCTTGCCGCCCTGCTGGAAGCCGTCCCGGTGGTCGGCTCGCTGGTTCCGGGCTCGACCATCATCCTCGCCCTGAGCGCGTTGGTGCCCGGCGGCGAGTTGCAGTTCGGGCCGGTATTGGCGGCGGCTGCCGCCGGCGCTTTGCTCGGCGACGGAACCGCATTCTGGGTCGGCCATCGCTCGCAACGCGAGATCCTCAGCGCCTGGCCGATGACGAATTATCCGGGCATGGTGGCGCAAAGCGAGGCGTTCTTCAATCGCTGGGGCGCATTGGCGGTGTTCTTTGCGCGATTCGTGCCGCCGATCCGCGCTTTCGTGCCGATCACAGCCGGTGCGCTCGGGATGCCGCCGTTGCGATTCTACGGTGTCAACGTTCCCGCGATTCTGGCCTGGGCGCCGGCGCATGTGCTGCCGGGCGTGCTCGCGGTCTCGGCGCTGCACGAATATGCCGGCCTGCCGCATCATGAGCATGTCGGCAAGCATCTCTGGATGTTTGCGGTGCTCGGCGGCGCGTTGATTGTCGCGCTCGCGATCTGGACCATCCGCCGCCGTCACGGCGGCGGCGTGATCGAGCCGGCCAAGCCCGCCGAGTAG